A stretch of DNA from Henriciella sp. AS95:
ATTGATCGCACGACCCATACCGTCGATCGCGCCGGAAACAGCATCCATCTCGGCCCGACGGAATATCGCCTTCTCGACTATTTCATTCAGCATCCAGGCCGCGTCTTCTCACGCGAGCAGCTACTGGACGGGATCTGGGGCTCCGATGTCTATGTCGAGGCGCGGACGGTGGATGTCCATGTCGGGCGGTTGCGCAAGGCCCTGATGAGCCAGGGTGGGGATGACCCGATCCGCACGGTTCGTTCGGCAGGTTATTCCCTGAAAGGCGCGTAACCGAGCATAATTCAGCCGGAACCGCTTGCACATGGGGAAGGAAACCTCTAGCTGCGCCTGATCAAGACAATAACCGTCTCAACGGAGAAGCCTCATGCGCATTGGTGTCCCGACTGAAATCAAGAAACAGGAATCCCGGGTCGGCCTGACGCCGGAAAGTGTTGGCGACCTGATCGATGCGGGCCACGAAGTCTTCGTCCAGCAAGGGGCCGGTATCGGCTCTGGCTTCGCAGACAGCGACTATACCCAGGTCGGTGCCTCCATCGCGCCGGATGCAGATGCCGTCTTCAAGGCCGCAGAGCTGATCGTGAAGGTGAAGGAGCCGCAGCCGGAAGAAACCGCACGCCTCTCGCCTGACCATACCCTCTTCACCTACCTCCATCTCGCGCCCGATCCTGTGCAGGCGAAAGGGCTCATCGAGAGTGGCTGCACCGCCATCGCCTATGAGACCGTCACCGAGCCGGCTGGCGGCCTTCCGCTGCTGCGCCCGATGAGCCAGGTGGCTGGCCGCATGTCGATGCAGGTCGCCGCCTGGGCCTTGATGCGCACCAAGCGCGGCCGCGGCCTTCTGCTTGGCGGTGTGCCGGGTGTTCAGCCGGCCAAGGTCGTCATCATTGGCGGCGGGGTGTCGGGCACCAATGCCGCCGAAATCGCCGTTGGTATGCGCGCCGACGTCACCGTCTTTGACCGAAACAATAATCGCCTCGCCGAGCTTGATGCCCAGTTCAACGGGCTCGTGAAGACGATGTACTCGACAAAGGCGGCACTGGCCGCAGCGGTACAGGACGCCGACCTCGTCATCGGCGCTGTCCTGATCCCGGGCGCTTCGGCCCCCAAACTGATCAGCCGCGAGCAGCTGAAGACGATGAAGCCGGGCGCCGTACTGGTCGACATCGCGATTGACCAGGGCGGCTGCTTCGAGACGTCCAAAGCGACGACGCATGAGGACCCGATCTACGAGGTGGACGGCATCCTGCATTATTGCGTCGCGAACATGCCGGGCGCCGTGCCGCGCACGTCCACCTATGCGCTGAACAATGCAACCCTGCCCTTCGTCCTGCAGATTGCGAACAAAGGCACACGCGAGGCGCTCAACACGAACCCGCATCTCGCCAATGGCCTGACCGTCGCAGAAGGCCACATCACGCATGAGCAGGTCGCCAGCGATCTCGGCATGACGTTCAAACTGCCGGAATGGTTTCAGGCCTAGGCAATCAAAAATTTCCACAGGCCCTGTGGACAAATCCTGAATTTGACGTCTCTATTAACCTTCAGGGTTGGGTTAAACGGGGGCGTTTCATGGCTTTCGATGGCGGGTGCGGTTGCCGCACACCGGTGAGCGGCAAGAGCGGGCGGTGTCCAGACTGCGGCACCTTTATCTCCGTGAAGGAAACGGATAATTCCCGCGCGCGTCGCCTCGCCGATTTCTGGTACGGTCTCGAACGCGAACATTCTAAGGCGTGCAAATTGTACCGGCACAAATTCCTCGGTCCGCTTCGCTTCAAGAAGAAGATCAGCGAGCACGTGCGAAAAGCCGATCAGGCCAATAAGTACCGCCACCGATATACGCGCTTCTGATCACATCCGCCGAAACGCATTGAGCAGAAACGCCATGTCGTCCGGCAGCGGCGCTTCGGCGTACACATCCTCGCCGGACACCGGATGGACGAAACCGAGGCTCGCGGCGTGAAGCGCCTGTCGGCTGAACTTGCGGGCGAGCGTTGTGGCCTCGATGAACGCGTCGCCCTCGCCATAGGCCTTGATCCCACGATGTCGGGCATAGGTCGGATCACCGATGAGCGGCGCGCCGATATGGGCCATGTGAACGCGAATCTGGTGCGTGCGGCCGGTTTCAAGACGGCACTGGATCATCGCGGCGGCAGGAAGGCCAGTATTCTTGTCCAGCTCTCCGAACGTCTCAATCGCCTTGTAATGGGTGATGGCGTGGCGGGCATCCTCGCGCTCATCTTCATCCACGACCGCCATCTTCTTGCGATCCTGGGCGGAGCGGGCAATGGCGCCCTCGACCGTGCCGGTCAGCGGGCGCGGGGCGCCGCGCGTGATGGCGAGATAGGTGCGCTCGATATCGTGCTTCTTGAAGAGCTTGGATAGGCCTGCATGGGCCGCTTCTGTCTTGGCGATGACGAGCACGCCGGTCGTGTTCTTGTCGATGCGGTGGACAATGCCGGGGCGTTCAACGCCGCCGATGCCGGGCAGCTCGCCCTTGCAGTGATGGAGCAGCGCGTTGACCAGCGTGCCCTGCCAGCTGCCAGGCGCGGGATGCACCGCCATGCCGGACGGCTTGTTGACGAGGATGAGGTGTTCGTCCTCGAACAGGACATCGAGCGCAATGTCTTCCGGTTCTGGCGTTGCCGGAACGGGGGCCGGCATGTCGAGATCGAACGTGTCGCCCGGACGGACCGCCAGTTTCGGGTCCGTGATGGTGCGGTCGCCAATCGATACCGCGCCGTCCTTGATCAGGGCCTTGGCGCGGGACCGCGACAGGGTGTCGATTTGCTCTGACAGGAAACGGTCAAGCCGTGTTCCATTGTCGGCGGGCTGCGCAGTTGCGGAAATCTTGTTCATCTTGCAGCGCTTATAGACGCAGTTTCGCGTATTCGTCATGATCCCGCGATAAGAGAATGCATCTGCTGGTAGGGAGACACGCCATGAGCACGATTTCGAGACGCCATTTTCTGGGCTTTGGCGCCGGGGCTGCCGGGCTGGCGGCCTGCGCAACCACCGGCAATCCGCTAGCGGACAACCGCCCGGCCTTTGACGGCGATGTCAGCTTTGCGCACGGCGTTGCATC
This window harbors:
- the ald gene encoding alanine dehydrogenase, with translation MRIGVPTEIKKQESRVGLTPESVGDLIDAGHEVFVQQGAGIGSGFADSDYTQVGASIAPDADAVFKAAELIVKVKEPQPEETARLSPDHTLFTYLHLAPDPVQAKGLIESGCTAIAYETVTEPAGGLPLLRPMSQVAGRMSMQVAAWALMRTKRGRGLLLGGVPGVQPAKVVIIGGGVSGTNAAEIAVGMRADVTVFDRNNNRLAELDAQFNGLVKTMYSTKAALAAAVQDADLVIGAVLIPGASAPKLISREQLKTMKPGAVLVDIAIDQGGCFETSKATTHEDPIYEVDGILHYCVANMPGAVPRTSTYALNNATLPFVLQIANKGTREALNTNPHLANGLTVAEGHITHEQVASDLGMTFKLPEWFQA
- a CDS encoding RluA family pseudouridine synthase — protein: MNKISATAQPADNGTRLDRFLSEQIDTLSRSRAKALIKDGAVSIGDRTITDPKLAVRPGDTFDLDMPAPVPATPEPEDIALDVLFEDEHLILVNKPSGMAVHPAPGSWQGTLVNALLHHCKGELPGIGGVERPGIVHRIDKNTTGVLVIAKTEAAHAGLSKLFKKHDIERTYLAITRGAPRPLTGTVEGAIARSAQDRKKMAVVDEDEREDARHAITHYKAIETFGELDKNTGLPAAAMIQCRLETGRTHQIRVHMAHIGAPLIGDPTYARHRGIKAYGEGDAFIEATTLARKFSRQALHAASLGFVHPVSGEDVYAEAPLPDDMAFLLNAFRRM